A genomic stretch from Neosynechococcus sphagnicola sy1 includes:
- a CDS encoding EutN/CcmL family microcompartment protein, with product MRIAKVRGTVVSTQKEPSMRGVKLLLLQFVDEEGHLLPEYEVAADGVGAGVDEWVLVSCGSAARQVPGSETRPVDAAVIAIIDTVTLDNLRIYSKKDQDR from the coding sequence ATGCGTATTGCGAAGGTTCGCGGCACCGTGGTCAGTACCCAGAAAGAACCCAGCATGCGGGGTGTCAAGCTTCTCCTCTTGCAATTTGTGGATGAAGAGGGACACCTTCTCCCGGAATACGAGGTGGCAGCCGATGGAGTCGGGGCAGGGGTGGATGAATGGGTTCTGGTGAGTTGTGGGAGTGCCGCTCGTCAAGTTCCGGGCAGCGAAACCCGTCCGGTCGATGCTGCGGTGATTGCCATCATTGATACAGTGACGCTGGACAATCTCCGTATCTACAGCAAAAAAGATCAGGATCGATAA
- a CDS encoding ribulose bisphosphate carboxylase small subunit: MVVRGLAAPPTPWSKNLAQPKIHESAFVHSFSNIIGDVRIGANVLVAPGTSIRADEGTPFYVGEGTNVQDGVVIHGLEQGRVVGDDQSHYSVWIGSDTSIAHMALIHGPAYVGDNCFIGFRSTVFNARVGNGCIVMMHCLIQDVEVPPGKYVPSGAVITTQQQADRLPNVQESDIQFAHHVVGVNEALRSGYRCAEDVACIAPLRNEQMKYQEVTRFNPTASNGQVPSSRLSSEVVEQIQRLLSSGHRIGIESADERHFRTSSWQSGPALQTQRLAEAIAALESSLTEHSGQYVRLIGVDPKTRRRVLELIVQRPTDKPTPSGPGSPGGGSSVARVNQFPFAAGASSSSLVPDLVTQVRQLMGQGYRVGLEYADERRFRTSSWNSVAMTAVRESEVLAAIDSVLAENSGAYVRLIGIDAKAKQRVLELIIQRPNGKVPQLSASSRTSISPMGQPSRPSGSSSYGTSGKLTAEVVEQVRLLLQRGHRIGTEHADERRFRTCSWKSCAPIQTTRESEAIAALETCLAEHSGEYVRLIGIDAKAKQRVLEMMIQRP; encoded by the coding sequence ATGGTAGTCCGTGGCCTTGCTGCCCCACCCACTCCTTGGTCGAAGAATTTGGCTCAGCCTAAGATCCATGAATCGGCCTTTGTCCATTCTTTCTCAAACATTATTGGGGATGTGAGAATTGGTGCCAATGTGCTGGTTGCCCCTGGTACTTCCATCCGTGCTGATGAGGGAACCCCCTTCTACGTAGGGGAGGGGACAAATGTCCAGGATGGAGTTGTGATTCATGGTCTGGAGCAGGGGCGGGTCGTCGGGGATGATCAGAGCCACTATTCTGTCTGGATTGGCAGTGATACCTCGATCGCCCATATGGCACTGATTCATGGTCCAGCCTATGTGGGGGACAACTGTTTTATCGGTTTCCGATCGACGGTTTTCAATGCGCGGGTTGGCAACGGCTGTATTGTGATGATGCACTGTCTGATCCAGGACGTGGAAGTCCCTCCCGGCAAGTATGTGCCCTCCGGCGCTGTGATTACAACGCAGCAGCAGGCAGACCGTCTCCCCAATGTCCAGGAGAGTGATATTCAGTTTGCCCATCATGTGGTGGGAGTGAACGAAGCTCTGCGCTCCGGCTATCGCTGTGCAGAGGACGTGGCCTGTATTGCACCTCTACGAAATGAACAGATGAAGTACCAAGAAGTGACCCGATTTAATCCGACTGCCAGCAATGGTCAGGTTCCCAGCAGTCGTCTGAGTTCTGAAGTTGTTGAGCAAATTCAACGGCTTCTGTCTAGTGGCCATCGTATTGGCATTGAATCTGCCGATGAGCGCCATTTCCGGACAAGTTCCTGGCAGAGTGGTCCCGCCTTACAGACTCAGCGGCTGGCCGAGGCGATCGCAGCCTTAGAGTCATCCCTGACCGAACACAGTGGTCAGTATGTGCGACTGATTGGGGTTGACCCTAAAACCCGGCGGCGCGTCCTGGAATTGATTGTGCAACGTCCCACAGACAAGCCGACGCCCTCTGGCCCAGGTTCCCCTGGTGGCGGCTCCAGCGTCGCCCGTGTCAACCAATTCCCCTTTGCGGCTGGAGCTAGCAGTAGCTCCCTCGTTCCAGATCTGGTCACCCAAGTGAGACAGCTCATGGGGCAGGGCTATCGGGTTGGCTTGGAATATGCCGATGAACGACGCTTCCGCACCAGCTCCTGGAACAGTGTTGCGATGACTGCGGTGCGAGAATCGGAAGTCCTCGCAGCCATTGATAGCGTCTTAGCAGAAAATAGCGGTGCCTATGTACGTCTGATTGGCATTGATGCCAAAGCGAAGCAGCGGGTGCTGGAGTTAATTATTCAGCGGCCCAACGGCAAGGTTCCCCAATTGTCTGCCAGCTCTCGTACTTCTATCAGCCCGATGGGACAACCCAGTCGCCCAAGTGGGTCAAGCTCCTATGGTACCAGTGGCAAACTCACTGCCGAGGTGGTGGAGCAGGTGCGCCTATTGCTGCAACGGGGGCATCGGATTGGAACGGAACATGCCGATGAGCGGCGTTTCCGTACCTGTTCTTGGAAAAGCTGTGCTCCGATCCAAACAACCCGCGAGTCTGAGGCGATCGCAGCCTTAGAAACCTGTCTTGCGGAGCATAGCGGCGAGTACGTGCGCCTGATTGGGATTGATGCCAAAGCCAAGCAGCGCGTTTTGGAGATGATGATCCAACGGCCTTGA
- a CDS encoding NAD(P)H-quinone oxidoreductase subunit F, whose product MLTLPWSLGLIRQTGPRPAAYLNLLMTVLAFIHGSIVFRETWNQEAQTLVIHWLTTFDLDLSLTLDISSVSVGAMELITGLSLLAQLYALGYMEKDWALARFFALMGFFEGAMSGLALSDSLFLSYALLEILTLSTYLLVGFWYAQPLVITAARDAFLTKRIGDVLLLMGVVTLATLVGSLNFTDIYDWVETADLAPSVSTLLGLALIAGPTGKCAQFPLHLWLDEAMEGPNPASILRNSVVVGCGAYVLIKLQPVVALSPVALTTLVVLGTMTAIGASLVAIAQIDIKRALAHSTSAYLGLVFIAVGMQSTGFALLLLFTHAIAKALLFMSLGSVISTTNTQNLTEMGGLWSRMPATTSAFVVGSAGLVGVLPLGSFWALRLGIDDLFWTHQPWLGGVILIVNGLTALNLTRVFRLVFLGQPQEKTRRTPEVAWPMAVPMVALTIVNLLAPWLMQQLSLLPDWEYLHWSTVLLLVASGLIGGVFGGVVYLNRAWVRPMQVPLRFLQDLLAYDFYVDRLYRLTVVWVVNLFSQAIAWVDRYVVDGLVNLVGLASIFSGEMLKYSVSGQSQFYLITMLVGIGLLGVWITWFMW is encoded by the coding sequence GTGTTGACCCTACCTTGGTCTTTGGGTTTAATCCGGCAGACAGGGCCGCGTCCTGCTGCATATTTAAATTTATTGATGACGGTTTTGGCCTTTATTCATGGCTCAATTGTCTTTCGGGAGACATGGAACCAAGAGGCGCAAACCCTGGTTATACATTGGTTGACGACGTTTGACCTGGATTTGTCCTTAACCCTGGATATCTCTTCCGTCAGTGTTGGTGCCATGGAGTTGATCACCGGGCTCAGCTTACTGGCACAGTTGTATGCCCTGGGTTATATGGAAAAGGACTGGGCGTTGGCTCGTTTTTTTGCCTTGATGGGATTTTTTGAAGGAGCGATGAGTGGCTTGGCCCTCAGTGATTCCCTATTTCTTAGCTACGCACTCCTGGAAATTCTCACCCTATCAACCTACTTGTTGGTTGGGTTTTGGTATGCCCAGCCCCTGGTGATTACCGCCGCACGGGATGCATTTCTCACCAAGCGGATTGGGGATGTCTTACTGCTGATGGGGGTGGTGACCCTGGCAACCCTGGTGGGGAGCTTAAATTTTACGGATATCTATGACTGGGTTGAGACCGCTGACCTCGCGCCGTCGGTCAGCACCTTGTTGGGACTGGCGTTGATTGCTGGGCCGACGGGAAAGTGTGCTCAATTTCCCCTTCACCTTTGGTTGGATGAGGCGATGGAGGGGCCGAATCCGGCTTCAATTTTACGGAACTCCGTGGTGGTTGGGTGCGGTGCCTATGTGCTGATTAAGTTACAGCCCGTCGTGGCGCTCTCACCCGTCGCACTGACAACCTTGGTAGTTTTGGGAACCATGACCGCCATTGGAGCTTCCTTGGTTGCGATCGCCCAAATTGATATCAAACGGGCTTTAGCCCATTCCACCAGCGCCTATCTGGGGCTGGTCTTTATTGCCGTGGGCATGCAGTCAACGGGATTTGCCCTGTTGTTGCTGTTTACCCATGCGATCGCCAAGGCATTGCTGTTCATGAGTTTGGGGTCTGTCATTTCAACCACGAACACCCAGAACCTGACCGAGATGGGGGGACTGTGGTCACGGATGCCGGCCACCACCAGTGCCTTTGTCGTGGGCAGTGCTGGTTTAGTGGGAGTCTTACCCTTGGGGAGTTTTTGGGCACTTCGCCTGGGAATTGACGACCTATTTTGGACCCATCAGCCCTGGCTGGGGGGGGTGATCCTGATCGTCAACGGGTTAACGGCCTTAAATTTGACCCGGGTGTTTCGTTTGGTCTTTCTCGGTCAACCCCAGGAAAAAACCCGTCGTACCCCTGAGGTGGCATGGCCGATGGCGGTGCCAATGGTGGCTTTGACCATTGTCAACTTGTTAGCCCCGTGGTTGATGCAACAGTTATCCCTGCTGCCGGACTGGGAATATCTGCACTGGAGTACCGTCCTGCTCTTAGTCGCCTCGGGGTTAATTGGCGGTGTCTTCGGGGGGGTCGTCTATCTCAACCGGGCCTGGGTAAGACCGATGCAGGTGCCCTTACGGTTTCTCCAGGACTTACTAGCCTATGACTTTTATGTCGATCGCCTCTATCGCCTTACGGTTGTATGGGTGGTGAATCTGTTTTCCCAAGCGATCGCCTGGGTGGATCGCTATGTCGTGGATGGTCTGGTTAACTTGGTGGGTCTGGCTTCGATCTTCAGTGGTGAAATGCTGAAATACAGTGTTTCCGGTCAGTCCCAATTTTACTTAATAACAATGTTGGTGGGTATCGGCCTGTTGGGGGTCTGGATTACCTGGTTCATGTGGTAG
- a CDS encoding carbon dioxide-concentrating mechanism protein, producing the protein MALGLVATQSFPAIVGTADMMLKSSAVTLVGYEKIGGGHCTAVVRGRIADVRLAVECGADTAEKFGQLIAKLVIARPLPNLDAVLPIGSRLAQLTAERGYSRMSNLAVGLLETRGFPAMVGASDAMLKAADVKLVGYETIGDGLCTTIIRGTVSNVAVAVEAGMHEAERIGELHAVMVIPRPLDDLEQTLPIANYFLEQPIQLPVALREKEQEPVRLPQLEQVSEPLVYVEELPLSQRVPNQAPRPLP; encoded by the coding sequence ATGGCACTTGGTTTAGTGGCAACCCAGAGCTTTCCGGCGATTGTGGGTACCGCTGATATGATGCTGAAATCCTCTGCCGTCACCTTAGTAGGGTATGAAAAAATTGGGGGCGGCCATTGTACCGCAGTGGTGCGAGGACGAATTGCCGATGTCCGTTTGGCAGTGGAGTGCGGGGCGGACACTGCCGAGAAATTTGGACAGTTGATCGCGAAGTTGGTGATTGCCCGGCCCCTGCCAAATCTAGATGCAGTTTTGCCCATCGGCAGCCGTCTAGCACAGTTGACGGCTGAGCGCGGTTATAGTCGCATGAGTAACCTGGCTGTGGGCTTGCTCGAGACCCGGGGGTTTCCCGCCATGGTGGGGGCTTCTGATGCGATGCTGAAGGCAGCAGATGTCAAGCTAGTAGGCTATGAAACCATTGGCGATGGACTCTGCACTACGATCATTCGCGGAACCGTCTCAAATGTTGCGGTGGCAGTTGAGGCCGGCATGCATGAAGCCGAGCGAATTGGAGAACTCCACGCGGTCATGGTCATCCCTCGACCCCTGGATGATTTAGAACAAACCTTACCCATTGCAAACTACTTCTTGGAGCAACCGATTCAGTTACCCGTGGCCCTTCGAGAGAAAGAACAAGAGCCGGTACGTTTGCCGCAGTTAGAACAAGTCTCCGAGCCATTGGTTTATGTTGAGGAGCTTCCCCTTAGTCAGCGGGTACCCAACCAGGCTCCCAGGCCGCTGCCTTAG
- a CDS encoding carbon dioxide-concentrating mechanism protein CcmK, whose product MPIAVGMIETKGFPAVVEAADAMVKAARVTLVGYEKIGSGRVTVIVRGDVSEVQASVSAGIESAKRVNGGEVLSTHIIARPHENLEYVLPIRYTEAVEQFRNY is encoded by the coding sequence ATGCCAATTGCAGTTGGGATGATCGAGACGAAGGGGTTCCCCGCGGTGGTGGAAGCAGCAGATGCAATGGTGAAAGCTGCCCGCGTCACCCTAGTTGGCTACGAAAAAATTGGCAGTGGCCGTGTCACGGTGATTGTGCGGGGAGATGTCTCTGAAGTTCAGGCTTCGGTTTCTGCTGGCATTGAGTCCGCCAAACGAGTCAATGGCGGAGAAGTGCTATCCACCCACATTATTGCTCGTCCCCATGAGAACCTAGAGTACGTGCTGCCGATCCGCTACACCGAGGCAGTGGAACAGTTTCGCAACTATTAG